The following nucleotide sequence is from Roseivirga sp. BDSF3-8.
TTTTTACTGTAAAAGACATATCCTTTTTTTATGCAAGTAAATGTGATTAACCGCTCATCTCATGAGCTGCCAGCTTACCAGACGGAAAGCTCTGCGGGCCTGGACCTGCGGGCTAACCTGGAGGAGCCTGTTACTCTGGGGCCCCTGGAGCGCACATTGGTGGGCACTGGCTTGTTTATAGAACTTCCCCATGGCTTCGAGGCACAAATCAGGCCGCGTAGTGGTATGGCTTATAAACATGGACTATCTGTACTGAA
It contains:
- the dut gene encoding dUTP diphosphatase, giving the protein MQVNVINRSSHELPAYQTESSAGLDLRANLEEPVTLGPLERTLVGTGLFIELPHGFEAQIRPRSGMAYKHGLSVLNSPGTIDADYRGEIKVLLVNLSNAPYTVENGERIAQMVVAKHETIEWQPVEALSDTVRGAGGYGSTGKN